CCTTCGATCAGCACCAGCGGAGCCGGGGCCAGGGTGCGCGGCGGCCCGAAGCCGCGCGCGGTCCAGTCGTACGGCGCGTAGCGGGCGGTCTCGCCGCGCGACAGCGGGCAGGTCACCTGCTCCCGCAGCCGTCCGGTCCAGCCGAACAGTTCCTCGTGGGTGGCCAGATCGTCCAGATGCAGCACGGGGGCGTCGCCGAGCGCCGCCGCGAGCCGGGCGGCGAAGGTGCTCTTGCCCGATCCCGCGTGGCCGTCGACGGCGATCAGCCGGACCGGGCCGCAGGACGGCGGCAGGGTGCGCAGCCGTGCGGCAAGGCGCGAGAGGTCGTTCATGGCCCCAGCCTACGAGCCGGTGGCCGACGGCAAGCAGCCGCAGGTCACGCCAGTGGTCCAGACCCATATTGGTCCGTCGGCACAAGCCGAATCGCTGGCCGAACCGGGGCACGACCCGCAATAGTTGGCGCACTGTCGTGCACCCGCAGCGCCATTCCGCTTACGACCGGGGGTCTCGCCCATGCCCAGTCCGACCTCACGCAGAACCGTGCTCACCGCCGCGATCGCGGCAGCGGCCGGCGCCGGAGCGGTGTCGTCCGCCGCTACCGCGTCCGCCGCGGCCCCGCCCCGTACCCGGCCCGACGCACCTTCGGCGGCAGCCTCTCTCGTGGACAACCGTTTCTGGACGACCTACACCGACTGGCGCTGCGGTTCCGGCGCCGGGACCCGTGCCGTGGCAGGCCGCCGGGCAGGACTGGTGATCGGGCACCCCCTCGGGCGCACCGACTACACCGACCCGCACACCGGCACCACCGCGGCATGGGACTACGCCACCTGGACCTCGCCGGTCCACCGCTCCGCCGTCCCGGCCACCGAGGTGATCGCGTCCTGGAACGCGGACACCCCGGCCGGCACCTGGATCCAGATCGAACTGCGGGGCGGCTACTCGGACGGCACCGAGACCCCCTGGTACGTCATGGGCCGCTGGGCCGCGGGCGACGGCGACATCCGCCGTACCTCCGTCGACGACCAGAGCGACGGCAAGAGCTCCATCTGGACCGACACCTTCTCGGTGGACGACGCGGCGAGCGGTCTG
This genomic interval from Streptomyces sp. NBC_00464 contains the following:
- a CDS encoding uridine kinase family protein is translated as MNDLSRLAARLRTLPPSCGPVRLIAVDGHAGSGKSTFAARLAAALGDAPVLHLDDLATHEELFGWTGRLREQVTCPLSRGETARYAPYDWTARGFGPPRTLAPAPLVLIEGVGAGRRALRPCLAHLLWMDLPATESWERGRRRDGPALNSFWDGWTAAETAHFSADPSRRWADVLVRQLPVGYEWLEGSPTTAGMNHSVTHRDHRDRPY